The sequence CGTCTTCTAAGCCCAAATGGCCTAGCCATAAAATAAAGCCTACCATGCACACTAAGCATAAAAAGAAGAGCCCGCCGATTAAAGTGTAATTCACATGCCTTTCCAAAATTTCTCTCCTCGTGTTGAATTGAATAAATTGCCTTCATCTAGCCCTTGAGTTTGAGCCTTTTTAATAAAATCCTTTAAATCCCCATTAAACTCTAATAGCCCGTCTTTGAGCATGATGAATCGATCCACGCAATCATGCACGGAGTCCAAATCATGCGTGATCATCACCACCGTAAGCTGTAAGCTCTCTTTGAGCGTCATGATGAGTTCGTCAAATTTGCCCGCACTATAAGGATCTAGCCCGCTTGTTGGCTCATCTAAAAATAAGATTTCCGGGTTAGTCGCCATAGCCCTAGCTATACCCACGCGCTTTTTCATGCCCCCACTCAATTCATAGGGGTAAAGGTGGTAAGCCCTAGGGGGCAAACCCACTTTTTCAATCCACATTTTAGAAATTTCTTCAACAATTTTTTTTAGAATAGGCGCCGTATTGCTCTAGCATCACGCCCACATTTTCTAAAACGGTTAAAGAGCTATAGAGCGCGCCAAACTGGAAGCAAATCCCACAGCGGTTAAAAATCTTTTGCTGCTCTCTTTCTTTGAGTTTCCATATATCTTCCCCAAAAAGCAACACTTCCCCCTTTGTAGGGCGATTGAGCAAGATCATGCACCTCAAAAGCGTGCTTTTACCGCTCCCTGACCCCCCTAAAATCGCCATCACTTCACCTTTATGCACGCTAAAACTCACGCCCCTATGGATAATGGTGCTTCCAAAAGCGCTATGGAGATCCTTCACTTCAATTAAGACTTGGTTGTTAGTAGCGTTCATTATATGTTCAACTTAGAAAAGAGAATAGAAAAAATAGCGTCTAAGAAAATGATCCAAAACAAAGCGTTCACGACACTAATGGTGGTCAAGCGCCCAATGCTCTCGGTATCCCCCTTGACTTCAAACCCGCGCATGCACCCCACCATCGCAATCGCAAACCCCCAAAAAGGGGCTTTGACAATCCCTACCAAAAAATGATTCCAACCCACTGTGTCATGCAGTCTGTCTATATAGCTTGGAAAGCCTAGATCCAATTGGTATTTAATCGCAAACATGCCCCCAAGAATGGCGAACGCATCAGCGATAAACACCAATAAAGGCAAAACAATCACTAAGGCTAACACCCTAGGCAACACTAAAAATTCAAAAGGGTTAAAGCCCATGGTTTTCATCGCGTCCAACTCCTCAGTGATCTTCATCACCCCAATTTGGGCGGTAAAACTGCTCGCGCTCCTCCCGGCCACCACGAGGGTTAAAATGAAAGGGCCAATCTCTCTTAAAGCGAGTTTGGCCGTCATTTCCACCGACATCAAAGGCGTGCCCAAGTCTTGTAGTTGTAAAGCCCCTTGTAAAGCAACGGCAAACCCCACGATAAACACCGTTAAAATACTCACCGGCAAAACCTTAAACCCGGATTCATTGATATGATAGAGCAAAGGAGTGATGCAAAAGCGTTTGGGGTTGAAAACGCTTTTAATGAAGTAAAATAAAATCATGCCACAAAAATTGAACGCGTTTAAAAAGGTGTTGTAAGTCTCTACGATGCTCTTACCCAATTTAGTGATCATAAGTTCGTATTTTTTGCCCGCTTTTTTAGATTCTAAATCCTCTTCTTTTTCAAGCCAGTCTTTAACCACTTTCAAAGCGCATGCGTTATTCTCGCTCACATTGCACAATTCAATGTTTAAAGAACGCTCCTTAATTAAATCAAATAAAAACATGCCAAAAACAAAATCCACTTTTTGACACCCTGAAAAATCCATTTTTAAAGGCCCTTGATGATCTAATAATTTTTTTTTCAACTCATCTAAACGAAACACGCTCGTTTTAAAATCCCAATCCCCTCTTAAAATCAGCACAGAGTTCGCCCCATCTTTACGCATCTCTAAAAATTTTTGTTTCTCTGTCTTCATTAAAATATATTCTCTCTCAGATTAGGTAAAATCTATTAACAAAATTTTGTTTGTTAAAACGGCTATTTTAACACAATGATAAAACAAAAGGTTAAACAATACTCTGTTTAATAAAGGATTGATTATTTTTAAAATGTTTAAAAAAATCATTTTTTTTGGCGTTTTCTTAATGGGGGGTTTTGTTATTCCGCCCCTTGAAGCCATGCCTATTTTGCATAATAAAACCCCTAAAAAAAATTACCAAGAAGCCCATGAAAAGCTCTATAGAAGCATCATTAACCGCCAAAAGCTCACGCGCAAAAAAAGCGGGTGGTATTTTTTAGGAGGGTTTGGCGCTGTAGAGGCCATTAAGGACTATCAAGGCAAGGAAATGAAAGATTGGATTGCAACGCTCAATTTAAAAACCGGCGTGCAAAGTTTTTTTAAAAAATACATCGGGATTAGGGGGGTTTTTGCATGGGATCTTGGGTCAGGAAAAGTGAATTACCAAAGCCATAAAGATCCTACCAACTCTTTTTTTACCATGCTTGCGGTGGGTTTGGATGTGATTATGGAATTTCCTTTAGGGAGTTATAAGCATTATTTAGGGGCGTTTGGAGGAGCTAGGGGGGCTTTAGTCGTTTATACAGACAAGCAAAATTTCAAGTTTTTTAAACATTCTGTGGTTTCAGGGGGTTTAGCGATTAATGGGGGGGTTATGCTCACGCTTTTTTTAAGACACCGCATTGAATTAGGGTTTAAAATCTTACCCACCGCCAGATTGCTTTCTAGCTCCAGCAGCTTTGAAACTTCGCCCTTATTTTATGCGGCATACAGCTATAAATTTTAACCTTTTAGCCAACTTCAAAAATCCAATCTTTAGGGGCTTCTTGTTCGCCTTGTTGGATGGATAAAAGCAAATCATAGAGTTGTTTAGTAATATGGCCCGGCGCTTCAAAAAAATAAGACTTGTTGTTGTGCGTGATTTCTTTAATGGGCGTAATGATTGCGGCTGTCCCGCACGCTCCAGCTTCTTTAAACGCGCCCAACTCATCCATTAAGATTTCCCTCTCTTCTACTTTGAGATTCAAATATTCTTTAGCCAAAACCATCAAGCTTTTTCTGGTAACGCTTGGCAGAATGCTTGGCGAATGCGGGGTGATAAAGGCGTTATCATGCGTGATGCCAAAAAAATTCGCCGCCCCCACTTCTTCAATCTTAGTGTGCGTGGCAGGATCTAAATAAATGCAATCATCATAGCCTTGCTCTGTGGCCATTTTATGGGCTAACAGGCTTGCAGCGTAATTCCCCCCCACTTTCACCCCACCGGTGCCTTTAGGCGCGGCCCTATCAAAAATCGTAGTGATAAACCTAGCCCCTCCTTTTTCTATGCCCCCCTTAAAATACGCCCCCACCGGTGCACAAAACACGATAAAAAGGTATTCATTAGCCGGCTTTACCCCCAAATTATCCCCCACGCCTATGACAAAAGGGCGCAAATACAAACTCGCCCCGCTTTTGTAAGGAGCGAGCCATTTTTGATTCGCTTTTACTACTTCAGCACATGCCCTTAAAAACAGCTCTTCACTCACTTTGGGCATGAGCAGTCTTTCGCATGAAGTTTGCAAGCGTTTGGCGTTTTCTAAAGGGCGAAAAAGTAAAGCTTTCCCCTTTTGAGAGCGGTAAGCCTTCAGGCCTTCAAAACAAGCCTGCCCATAGTGTAGGACCGGCGAGCCTTCGCTGAGTTGCAACACATTTTCGCTAACCAATCCGCCTTGCGACCACGAGCCGTTTTTATAAGTAGCGATGAAGCGAAAATCCGTTTTAATGTAGCTAAAGCCTAAATTTTTCCAGTCTAAATTTTCTAAATTTGGCATTTCACACCTTTAAATGGATAGTTTCAGGTGTGATTGTATCTAAAAAGGGGTTAAAAATCCCTCAAGTAACTGATTTGAAACGCATAAACTCTGCGCACATCAGCCTGTAAGGTGTATCCCTTTTCGTTGGTGATGGAGAAAAGCTGGTTCGTGATCGTAGGCACTTTAATCCCTAATTCCAAACTATTGTGTTTAGCGATATGGGTGCGGACCCCAAATTTCCATAAAAACTGGAAATTAGCCGGGCTGTAACTGGAATTGCTGTGGTGTTTTGCATAATTAGCGATCTCTTTACTGATGCTCGTTGCCCAACTATCCCCCGCTAATTGGATTCCTACCACAAAACCAAAAACCATGTTTTCTTTATTCACAAAATTCCACAGCGTATCCAACCCCACACCATAAGTGAATAAATTGATATAGTATTGCCCTTGATAGGAATCCCTTTCCGTTAAAGTATTCCCCCCAAAACTAAAGCTGTTGTAAATAAACCCGCTCTCGCCCACCGGAATACCCTTTTTCATCACGCCAAAGCGGTTGTGCGCGTAGTCAAAAAACCCATAATAACGCACACCAAACCATTTTTTCTTACCAAAAAATTGCTTATAGCCCACTTCAAAACCCGCTCCTGCATAAGGCGGGAACTTTATCAAAGGCTTTTGCAAGCCGTTGTCATTCACCATTTTAGTCTGATTTTGTATCATGCTCACCTGGTAATTGACTCCCACAAAAGCCGTGCTCTCTTCAGCGCTCGCTAAAACACCCAAAGCCCCTAATAATATAATTCTTTTCAACATTCAGTCTTTTCCCTTTATTTTTTGATAATCGCTCTATATTATATTAGCTTAAAATGGCTAAGTATTACTTATAAAGAAATAATAATATATTTTTTCTTAAACTCAATTAAAAAACTAACCTTTTAGTTCATTCCAACGATTCGCCACAAACGCGCTCGTTTCTAGCGGCACCCTTAAAGCATAAACCTCATCATTAAGAATGCGTTGGATTTCTTGTTGCAACTCTGGGGCGTTTTTTTCTTCAATCTCAAAAATCAATTCGTCATGCACTTGCAAAAGCAGCCTCACCGAAGGGTTATTTTTGAAACGCTCGCTCACTTTGAGCATGCCCAATTTCAATAAATCACTCGCGCTCCCTTGAAAAATCGCATTCACGCCCTCTCGCAAATAATTGCCCTTAACATAGTCATTTGCGCCGGTAAAATCAAACACCCGATAACGCCCAAGCAAAGTGAAGGCTTTAGAAGTTTTTAAAATCTCTTCTTTCATGCCATTTAAATAATCTTTAATGCTAGGGAATCGTTTGAAATACGCTTCTATGTAGCTTTTAGCCTCATTTAAAGAGATGTTTAAAGTTTCGCTCAATTTCTTACTCCCCATGCCATACACCAGCCCAAAATTAATGCTTTTAGCGATGGATCGTTTTTCTTTGGCTAAATCTCCACCGAACAACGCCTTAGAAGTTTCTAAATGGATGTCTCGCCCCTTTAAAAACGCCTCCATTAAATCCTTATCCTGGCTGAAATGGGCTAATAAGCGCAATTCAATCTGCGAATAATCCACCCCTAGCAAACAATATTCTTTAGAGCTGGCGATAAAGCCCTTACGAATGAGTAAGCCTTTAGGCGATCGCACCGGGATATTTTGCAAATTAGGCGAATGCGAGCTTAAACGCCCGGTAGCTGTGCCGGTTTGGATGAAAGTGGTATGGATTTTATCGTCTTTGTCTTTTAGGCGCAATAAGGGGGTGGTGTAAGTGTTAAAAAGCTTATTCAATTCTCTGTATTCTAAAATCAAAGGGATGCTTGGGTGCTTGTCTAGGATTTTTAACAAATTTTTTTCATCGGTAGAATGGCTTTTATTTTTAGGAAGCTCTAATTTTTCATACAAAATCTCGCCAAGTTGCTTGGGGGAGTTGAGGTTAAAATCCACGCCGATCAAATCCAAAATTTGGCGCTCTAAAACATGCAATTCATTTTTAAACTCCTGCTCTAAGCGCTTGAAATAAGGCACATCAATCTTAAAGCCTTGAAATTCCATGCCCATTAAGACTTTCATAAAGGGCGTTTCAATGTCTCTAGCTAAAGTGAGCAAATCCTCTTCTAGCCCCCCTTTTTCAAAATACTCGCACAAACGCTTTAAAGCGTTTAATTCCACGCTTAAAAGTTCTAATTTTTCCGCTTTAGTCTTAAAATCTTTGATTTTTTCATGCGGGATTAAATCTTCTTTTAAATATTCCTTTAAAACTTCATCAAACCCCACTTTTTCCGGATTCTTTAAAAACGCTAAAATTTGAGTGTCCTGGATGCGGATGTTTTCCAAAGACACCTGATATTTGGCTTTTAAAAAACTTAACAAAGGTTTTAAATCATGCCCAATGATACATGCATGCTGTAAGATTTGAGAAAAAGCGTTTTGCAAAAACTCTGAAGAAAAGGGCGAAAATAACGCCTCTTCTAAAGGCAAAAAATAGCCTTGATCTTCATATAAAAACGCTAGGGCTAGAACTTTTTTTTCTTTATCTAGCACCAAACGCATAAAAATCCTTGCATTAGTTTTTTTTAATTTTTCTAAAAACGCGTTCAAAGGCTCGGTATTTTCTAAAACGATCATGCGTGATTTTTTAGGGGCGTTGTCTGATGCGGGCGTATTTTCTAATAGGGGCGTGTTGTCTAAAATTAAAGGCGTAGGGGAATTTTCTAAATCCCTTAAAGTAGAAATAAAACCATATTCTTTCAATTCATCTTTAATTTTCAATAAGGGATTTTCGCTAGGAAAAGCGCAACTTGAAAAATCAAATTCTTTAATACATCCTCTTTCTAAAGTGGCTAACTCTTTGCTTAAAAACGCGCTTCCTTTGTCTTGTATAAGGGCTTGATACATTTTAGGGCTGAGTAAATTTTTCGCCAGGTCTAAATTTTCATAGATTTTTTCCAAACTCCCTAATCGCTGTAACAATTCCTTAGCGTTCTTGCTCCCAATGCCTTTAACCCCCTTGTAATTATCGCTGCTATCCCCCACAATGCCCTGATAATCAGTGAATTGACTCGGCAAAATCCCGTATTTTTCCACGCAATCTTTCGCCAAAAATTCCGTTTTACCATCAAAAAGCGCGATTTTATCGCTCAAAAGCTGGTTAAAATCCTTATCTTTAGAATAAATGCGGGTTTTATAAGGGCTTAGCGTGGCCAGGCTTGCGATGACATCATCCGCTTCAAACCCACTCACCTCCACGCAAACAAAACCCATTTTTTGCAACCATTCTAAGGCGATAGGGATTTGTAAAAGCATCTCTTTAGGGGCGTCTTTACGATTTTGTTTGTATTCGCCTAATTTTTCAGCCCTTTTAGTTTTAGTCTGGCTTTCTAGAGCGAACACGATAAAAGGCATGTTTTTTCTGTCTTTATAAAATTTTTTAACCATGCCCACAAGCCCCGTTAAAAGCCCTGTAGGAAAGCCCTTATCGTTGGTTAAAGGCTTATTTTTAGCGCTCATGTAATAGCTTCTAAACAAATACGCAAAAGTATCAATTAACGCTAAAGTCCCCTCTTTAATGACTGGCTGCTCCATGGTTCAACCCTCTTCAATCAAGCAAATTTTAAATTTATTGTAACACAAGCTGGACCTCATCTATTTCAAAATAACGAGTCTTTTTGAATGGGCGCTTCTTGGCTGATGATCTCTTTTGTGGCTTGTATTTTAGCGTCGCAGTATTCAGCCACGCCCTGAATAATTTGCTTCATCAAGGCGTTTATAAGGGTGTGCATGAAAGGAAAATCAATGTCATCAATGGTTTGAGTGTTAGCGGTGGGTTTTAGGGGTAGAGAAAATTTAAACTCCGCAATGCTTTCTGTTGTAGAGCCTAGCCCCCAAGTTAAGGGTTTTAAAATAAATTGTAAAATCGCACTTATAAAATGTAAGATTTTAGGGCTTTTGAAAGCAAATTTTGGTTTTAAAATTTTAACCTTATTGCCTGTAAAATAAGGTTGTTTTTGATAGAACACGGTGAAAGTGTCTTGCGCGAACGAAAGGGTATTTTTTTCATTAGCAAATGTAGGGTCATCTATAATAAAGCCTTTTATACCATTGTTGGTTGCAGCGCGCACGACATAAGGGTAGCTGTTTTCTATTTGCGTGTCATGGATTTTTATCGTGTTGGCATGATAAATTTTCTTACTTGGCAACACTTCAAACAAATCCCCTAATTTGAACTCGCCCCACTTAATAGCGTTGAGTTGGCTGCTAAGGGGGCCTATCACTTTGGGGGCGTTTGGTTTTTTAAAATCAAACCCACTTCATAAGAAAGGTAATCGGCTATCGTTCTTTTAAAATCCTCTAATTCGGGTTTAGTCTCATTCTTTTGGTGGGCTTCAAAATTAAAGTCTTTAGCATGCTTATTTTCGTGCGGCTTAGCGATAAAATCTTCAATATAGATGGTTTTTAAATCGCCCCACAGCTCTTTAGAAACTTTAGCGTTTAAGCCGGCTTTGTAAATTTTAATGATTTCTTCGTAGCGTTTGGTGGGGTTAGAGGTTTCATTCAAGCCTCTTTTGGTGCGTTTGAAGCCATCGTTTCTAAAGTCTATGAATTTAACGGGCTTTTCATAATCGTGTGGCTCATGAGCTTTAAAAATATAAACGCTTGTTTGCACCCCGGCTTGAGGCATGAATAAATCGGTGGGCATTTTAATGCTCGCTAAAAGCGAATGTTTTTTTAAAATTTCAACATTGGATTTTAAAGCTTGCCCGCTCCCTGCGCTATCTTGGATAATGATCGCTCCTAAAGCGCCTTTTTGCATATACTCTAACCCGAACTTAATAAAAGGCATGCCGTTTTCTTCGTAGCTAAAAGGAGGGTTTAATAAAAGGATATTGGGTTTAAAATCCTCATAAATCTTTTTATTGGTTTCAAAAGTGTTGCCTTTGATGATCAAGCTTGAGCCATCGCCTCTTAAAATCATGTTAGTGGTGGCTAGTGAAAACATTTCAGCGTTAAGTTCCACGCCTAAAAGTTGCGTGGTTTTTGCGTTTTTTATTTTTTCGTTCGCTTTAGTGGTGTTTTTACCATAGGTTTTTTCAATGTCTTCAATCATTAGCACCATAGAAGAAATTAAAAAGCCCGCGCTCCCTGTGGCTAAATCCATCACAAAAGACTTCGCATTAACCCCTAAAAGTTCGCTCATCATTTTAGTTACATAAGGTGGGGTTAAAACAATGCCTAATTCCTTACCATCCCCTAAAGCGTATTTTAAAAATTCGCTATAAAGTTCGCCCATGATGTCTAAATGACCGGTATTGTCGCTTTCATTAATGGGCTTATGGACAAATTCATAAAGAAAGGTAAAAATTTGCTTAGTGATGCTTGAATCTTTTTCTAAAAGCATGCTTATGGCTTTATCCAGGCTCGTTATTTTATCGCGCTGCGGGTCTTTACTGATTTCTTTAAAACTGGCGAGCATGAGATCTCGTTTTTCTTCGCTCAAGTTTTTGGTTTTCAAAAATTCGCTGATTTGGTTAAACACTAAAACACCATCACGGCTAGTATCGGTCAATTCGCCTTTTAAATCGCTTGGTTTTAAGCCCTCTTTTTTGCCTTTAATTTCTTGCATGGACAAAAGCATGCCGCTCACGTATAGCACGCGCTGGGGTGCGGTGATGTTATGGTTATGCATAAGGCGGTTGAGTTTTTTAGCGGTTTCGTTTAGATCGGCTTTGGTTTTGATTAAGATAAAATGCTTTTCTTCTTCAGTGAGCGTGCATTCTTTATAAAAAGCGTTAAACGATTCTTGATTTTCTAAAAAATGCAGGTTTTTAGCGTTAGTGAGCTTGTGCGAATTGATCCCGCTCGCAAAAACATAATACACTTCTATCAAAAGGTTTTCTTCATCATCGCCGGCGATGCCTATGGCGATGCATTCTTTATATTTTTCTTTGTTTTTTAGGATATTTTGAGCGTAGTGTAAAGCCCCATTCACGGCGAATTTTGAAATGGAATGATCATCGTTTTGCAACGCGCTGTTTTTGAGCTTTTTTAAATTTTTAGCGTAGAGTTTGTTTTCTATGATTATAGGGATAACGCTCTCTTTATTTTTAGGGTGCGTGTATTTTTCTAAACTGAAATCTGGCTCGCCATAAGAAGTTTTGTCTTTAGTTTTACTCGCATTCAAAAGGGCGTTTTTAAGGCTAGGACTCATTTGGCTTTTAACATTAAAATCCGTATTTTTCATAAGCCCTAAATTGGTCAATTCTTTTTTAACATAGTCATCAACATCATCTTCTAACCGAAAAGCTTGCATGGTTTTATCCTTTTAAAAATTAAAATTATAACTCATTCATCTGCGCTGCAAAGCGCGATCGCAAAATGGGCTTTGATGTTTAGGGTTTTAAGGTATTTTAGGGCTTCTTTTAGGGTGGTGCCGGTGGTGATAATATCATCTAATAAAAAATAATCTAAACTTTCATCGCCTTTGAAGGTGAAATTCCGTGGGTTATTGGCACGAAATTCTAGGCTTTTCCCGGCATACGAAATAGTATTATTAGCCCTTAAACGCCCGTAAGTGGGCTTTAAATTGCCTTGACAAAAGCCTTTTAAAAGTGCGGCTGAATGCGAGTAAAAGGATTTGATCTTATCGTCAATAGCGATGCCATAAAGGGGGGTATTCAAGCCTTGTTCTTGTAAGATTTTCACAAACTCCGCGCCGGCCTTTTGAGAAAGCAAGGGCAAAATGCGAGAGCCAATCAGTGCGTATTTGCTTTTAATGAGCTCTTCTATTTCGCTATAAGCGTAAAAACTATACACGCTCACGCCCTCTAAAACCCTTACCTTTAAGCTTAAGGGCAAATCGTTCAAGCAATTTGAACAAAGGGGCTTAAAAGAAAGCTTCAAACAAGTCAAACAACGCATTCAATAAAGGCTGCAATCTGGCGGTGCAAATCCCCAACGCTTTTTTGAGCGTCTAATTCCAAAACTTCGCACCCGAATCTTTCTTTTAACGCATGAGCGTGAGTTTTGAGCTTTTGCTGGATTGTGAGTAATTTTTCTGTGCCTTGGTTTTCTATTTTGTCTAAACTTTTAAGGCTTAAGCGCTGTTTTAAACCCTCTTTGTCTATCACTAAAAGAATGATTTTTGTAGGCAAGATGTTTTGAGTGGCAAGCAGGTTTAATTCTAAGCTTGAAAATTGGCTATAAGCCATGCCAGAAATCAAACTCCTATCGCTAATGATGAGCTTTTTTTCTTTCAGTGCCGGTTTGATCACGCTTTCTATATGCTCAGCCCTATCGCTTAAGAATAAAAACGCTCTAGCCAATTCGCTGATGTTTTCATTTAAAGCGATATGCCTTAAACTCTCTCCCATTCTCGTCCCCCCTGGCTCTTTGGTAAAAAGGGCGTTTTTAAACCGGTCTTTTAATAATCCTACTTGAGTGCTTTTGCCCGCGCCATCAACGCCTTCTAACGCCACATACATTTTAAACCTTTGAAATCAAAGGATAAATTTCTTTAGGCACTAAATGGCTCGCATCGCCCTTATGTGCGATAATGGATCGCACGATAGAAGAGCTGATGAAAGCGTTTTGTAAAGTGGGCATGAAATATAAGGTCTCTAATTCGTGGTTTAAGGATTTGTTCGCATAACCCATTTGCAATTCGTATTCAAAATCGCTCACCACCCTTAAACCCCTAACTAGCACCTTACAATGGTATTCTTTAGCCAGATTGGCTAACAACCCTTCAAACGCCACGCATTCTACATTTTTAAAACTTTTAGTGGCCAGTTGCATCATTTTTAAGCGCTCATCTAAACTGAACATGGGGTTTTTAGCGCTTGAATGCGCCACAGCGACAATGAGCTTTTCAAACAATTCGCTGGATCGATGGATAATGTCTATATGCCCGTTAGTGACCGGATCAAAAGTGCCTGGGTAAATGCCGATTTTTTGCATCAGTTCATTCCCCATCGTGGGTATAAGTCATTTTCTATCCCTAAGCTGTCAAACCACTTCCCCACTAAAAAATCTTGCATCGCTTCTAAGGTTTTGCTCTGGGTGTAATAAGTCATCACCGGCGGTGCAATGATCGCGTTAGAATGGGCGAGTTTGAGCAAATTTTCCAACATGATAGCGCTTAAAGGCATTTCTCTAGGGGCAATGAGTAAGGGGCGCTTTTCTTTAAGCATCACAGAGGCGCTCCTAGAGATCAAATCCCCCCCAAAGCCATGCGCGATTTTAGCCACCATGTCCATGCTCGCTGGAATGATCGCCATTTTATGGATACCATAGCTCCCTGAAGCGATGCTCGCATGGATGTCTTGCTCGTTGAAAAAAGTACCACTAGGCCGTAAATCTTTCATGGCGTTTTTAAGGTTAATATTAGACTCTTCTAACGCCACGACATGCGCGTTTTTAGACGCCACGACAAAAACTTCAATTTCTTTGGGTAATTTTTCTAAAAACCGCAAGGCTAGGGGTATCCCGCTCGCCCCGCTGATGCCTAAAACTAATTTCATGAATATCCTTTATAAGATTTGTGCTTTAGAGCTGCTCAACACTTTTGCTTTTAAGATTTTATTGCTTTCTACATTTTTCGCTTGAATGACTTGATGGAGCGCGCCATTTTCTAGGGCTTTTAGGCTTATTTCTATGCTGATTTGCCCCTCTTCATACACCCCAGTGATGATGTCATTTTTACGCACGATGATTAGGGCTTGGGTTTTATCCGCGCTTAAAAGCGTGTTAGGGGGGATAAAATGTTTCGCGCTCACTTTATCAATCGCGCCCTCTAATAAGGGGTTAGAAAGCGTGCCAAAAGGAATGCGCTCTTTTTGGGTGTTGTTAGCGGTGATGTTTTCATCTTTTTTAATCGCTCCTATGCTTTTAAAAGCCTGCATGCTGCCTATCACGCTATAACGCACCGGTAGGCGTAAATTAGGCTCATTTTCCAACCTTAAAAACACGACCCCATCTTTTTTAAGCTTGTTAGAAGCGTTTAATTCATAGCTTAAAATGGAAGCGTTAGAAAAGTGCTCTGGGATTTCTAAGTTAATGGTTTCAATTTCTAATTTTAAGTCTTTGTATTCTTTAAGGTAAGCTTCTTTAATCTCTGTTTTAAGCGCGTTTGAATCTAGGGCAAACAATGCGTTTAAACAGATAAAAAAAAGGATTAAAAATTTCAAAACCCGTTATCCACTTTTTCTACAAATTTTTCTGAGATTTTATCATAGACATTCCCTCCGCAATTGATTTTCAA is a genomic window of Helicobacter pylori oki112 containing:
- the ilvE gene encoding branched-chain-amino-acid transaminase; its protein translation is MPNLENLDWKNLGFSYIKTDFRFIATYKNGSWSQGGLVSENVLQLSEGSPVLHYGQACFEGLKAYRSQKGKALLFRPLENAKRLQTSCERLLMPKVSEELFLRACAEVVKANQKWLAPYKSGASLYLRPFVIGVGDNLGVKPANEYLFIVFCAPVGAYFKGGIEKGGARFITTIFDRAAPKGTGGVKVGGNYAASLLAHKMATEQGYDDCIYLDPATHTKIEEVGAANFFGITHDNAFITPHSPSILPSVTRKSLMVLAKEYLNLKVEEREILMDELGAFKEAGACGTAAIITPIKEITHNNKSYFFEAPGHITKQLYDLLLSIQQGEQEAPKDWIFEVG
- a CDS encoding outer membrane protein: MLKRIILLGALGVLASAEESTAFVGVNYQVSMIQNQTKMVNDNGLQKPLIKFPPYAGAGFEVGYKQFFGKKKWFGVRYYGFFDYAHNRFGVMKKGIPVGESGFIYNSFSFGGNTLTERDSYQGQYYINLFTYGVGLDTLWNFVNKENMVFGFVVGIQLAGDSWATSISKEIANYAKHHSNSSYSPANFQFLWKFGVRTHIAKHNSLELGIKVPTITNQLFSITNEKGYTLQADVRRVYAFQISYLRDF
- a CDS encoding outer membrane protein, giving the protein MFKKIIFFGVFLMGGFVIPPLEAMPILHNKTPKKNYQEAHEKLYRSIINRQKLTRKKSGWYFLGGFGAVEAIKDYQGKEMKDWIATLNLKTGVQSFFKKYIGIRGVFAWDLGSGKVNYQSHKDPTNSFFTMLAVGLDVIMEFPLGSYKHYLGAFGGARGALVVYTDKQNFKFFKHSVVSGGLAINGGVMLTLFLRHRIELGFKILPTARLLSSSSSFETSPLFYAAYSYKF
- a CDS encoding ABC transporter permease, with protein sequence MKTEKQKFLEMRKDGANSVLILRGDWDFKTSVFRLDELKKKLLDHQGPLKMDFSGCQKVDFVFGMFLFDLIKERSLNIELCNVSENNACALKVVKDWLEKEEDLESKKAGKKYELMITKLGKSIVETYNTFLNAFNFCGMILFYFIKSVFNPKRFCITPLLYHINESGFKVLPVSILTVFIVGFAVALQGALQLQDLGTPLMSVEMTAKLALREIGPFILTLVVAGRSASSFTAQIGVMKITEELDAMKTMGFNPFEFLVLPRVLALVIVLPLLVFIADAFAILGGMFAIKYQLDLGFPSYIDRLHDTVGWNHFLVGIVKAPFWGFAIAMVGCMRGFEVKGDTESIGRLTTISVVNALFWIIFLDAIFSILFSKLNI
- the polA gene encoding DNA polymerase I — protein: MEQPVIKEGTLALIDTFAYLFRSYYMSAKNKPLTNDKGFPTGLLTGLVGMVKKFYKDRKNMPFIVFALESQTKTKRAEKLGEYKQNRKDAPKEMLLQIPIALEWLQKMGFVCVEVSGFEADDVIASLATLSPYKTRIYSKDKDFNQLLSDKIALFDGKTEFLAKDCVEKYGILPSQFTDYQGIVGDSSDNYKGVKGIGSKNAKELLQRLGSLEKIYENLDLAKNLLSPKMYQALIQDKGSAFLSKELATLERGCIKEFDFSSCAFPSENPLLKIKDELKEYGFISTLRDLENSPTPLILDNTPLLENTPASDNAPKKSRMIVLENTEPLNAFLEKLKKTNARIFMRLVLDKEKKVLALAFLYEDQGYFLPLEEALFSPFSSEFLQNAFSQILQHACIIGHDLKPLLSFLKAKYQVSLENIRIQDTQILAFLKNPEKVGFDEVLKEYLKEDLIPHEKIKDFKTKAEKLELLSVELNALKRLCEYFEKGGLEEDLLTLARDIETPFMKVLMGMEFQGFKIDVPYFKRLEQEFKNELHVLERQILDLIGVDFNLNSPKQLGEILYEKLELPKNKSHSTDEKNLLKILDKHPSIPLILEYRELNKLFNTYTTPLLRLKDKDDKIHTTFIQTGTATGRLSSHSPNLQNIPVRSPKGLLIRKGFIASSKEYCLLGVDYSQIELRLLAHFSQDKDLMEAFLKGRDIHLETSKALFGGDLAKEKRSIAKSINFGLVYGMGSKKLSETLNISLNEAKSYIEAYFKRFPSIKDYLNGMKEEILKTSKAFTLLGRYRVFDFTGANDYVKGNYLREGVNAIFQGSASDLLKLGMLKVSERFKNNPSVRLLLQVHDELIFEIEEKNAPELQQEIQRILNDEVYALRVPLETSAFVANRWNELKG